Within Bradymonas sediminis, the genomic segment ACGAGTTAGCCGCGTCGACGCCGTCGGCATATTTCAGGGTCGCGGAGCTGCCGATGACGAAGGGGACGTCGATGCGCAATTCCAGGTCCTTATACAGACCCGCGCGCAGCGCCAGGTTAAGGGTGCTCTGCGAGTATTCGTAGTCCATCTCGCGGTTGTAGACCATCTCGGGCGTGGAACAACGGCCCTGTCCTTCGACAAGTCGCGGGTTGTTCATGACCCCGGGTTGTCCCGCATAATCGGCTCGATTCGGCACGCAGGGGGCTTCACGCGAGATCTTCGCGCTGGATATATCGTATTGGAACGAGGGTTCCAGATTAAAATCGAAAGGATTGTAGGTGTCCTTATCGAAATCATCAAAGTCATCGGCCGCATCAAGCAGATCGGTATATTCAGCCGCGTTCGCGGACAGCACCGGCAACGAAATGGCCACAGCCGTCGCGCAAAACAAGGAGGAACTCAGAAAAAAACGACGCATAAAAAACTCCTGCAGGCGCGTAAATCACGATCACTAATATTCAAAAAAGCACCTAGTACAATAAGCTCGAAAATCACCCGGATTGCTACCAGCAAGCCCCCCAGAGTGTCAAGTTTAGCAAGGGGATAGGTGTCTGCGTGGGCCGGGCGATTTTGGGAGGACGGCTGGCGCAGACAATCGAGCCCCGCCGGGGCGCGCGAAGTTAATTTTAGCGGCCTAAGCGCGCCGATTCTTTTGACAAGTGCAGAAAAGCGAGGCCATGGCAAATCTTAAACTAATTCATTGACAATATGCCCATTGGTATGGTTGAATCGGGGCGTTGAGTAACCTCGCCGAAATTAAGATGTAAGCTCGTGGCATCCCCATGTAAAACTCGTCTTTACGGCCTTCGGTATCAGAACCTTTTTTGAGTACGTTTCGTCCGCATGAAACGTTTGCCCAGGTTTCCCACCGCCTTAGACATAGTTATCGTAGTATGAGTCGCGACGTCGAAAAATTATCGCCAGGCAGCATCCTCAAGAACGCACGCCTCGCTATGGGGCTAAGCCTGCAGGAAGTGGCTGCGATCTCGCGTATTACTCAGACCATGCTCGGTAATCTTGAAGCCAATCGCTTCGATGAATACAGCGCAGACGTCTTTTTACGCGGCCATTTGCGTGGATACGCCCGGGAGTTGCGTCTTGACCCCGAGGTCGTGATCCAGGCGTTTGAGCGCTATACCGGCGCTCAAAGCAACTCGCGTGTCGAGCTTCCCGAGCGCCGCACCGCCGCGCTGAAGTCGATCTCGAAGGCGAAGAACAGCGCGCGCAAGCAGGTCGCTGGTTTCGGCTCGCAGATCACGAATCTTAGCCGCGGACTCCAACTGACGCATCTCGTCGCGGTTGGTCTGGTGCTCGTCGTTCTGGTCCTGGTGGTCAACGTCGTAAATAGTGGCCGCGCGACCGCAAAAGACTCCGTCGAATTCCCCACCGCCGGTGAAGAGCAGTGGGAAGTCGAGCAGGCCGCGCAGGAAACGCGCTGGGCGCTGGAGCAACCCGTCGAAGCGGCGCCCGTTGAGACGGACGACCTCCGCTGATTCTAGCAGCACGCGGACGCTACAGATGATACACAAAAAAGCCGGCGATCTCCGAGGAGATCGCCGGCTTTTTTGTGCGCGTTGTGTCGCCGTGATTGCTCATGGCGACACAGTCGGCTTAGCCCAGCACGTCGCGGTGCAGCGTCACGCTCACCGGGCAATGGTCGGAGCCCATCACGTCGGGGTGAATCTCGGCGGCCATCAAGAATTCCATCGCCCCCGGGGAGGCCAGCACATAGTCGATACGCCAGCCGACATTGCGCGCGCGGCAATTTCCCCGGTAGGTCCACCAGGTATAGTGCTCGGGCTCAGCGCAAAAATGGCGGAAGGTGTCGGTCCAACCCGCGTCGAGCCACTGCTGGAATGAGGCGCGCTCTTCGGGGCGAAAACCGCTGGTCTCGCGATTGGTCGTCGGGTTCGCCAGGTCGATATCCTGGTGCGCGGTGTTGAAGTCGCCCATCACCAGCACCGGCTCGCCGCGCTCGAGCGCTGGTTGAAGCATTTCGCGCAAGCGGTCATAGAAGTCGAGCTTATAGGGGATGCGGCTCAGGTCGCGATTGGTGCCGCTGCCGTTGGGGAAATACACATTCGCAATGGTCAACTTCCCGAGCTTGGCGATTTGAGTGCGCCCCTCGCGGTCGAATCGCTCCTCCCCCATCGTGGTGGAGACCTCGTCAAACGCCTTGCGTGAATACAGGCCGACGCCGCTATATCCCTTCTTAAACTCTGCCGGGAAGAAATGCGTCTGCCAGCCCTCGGGTTGGCTCACCTTTTTGGTGAGCTGCTCCTCGAGCGCGCGCACCTCTTGGAGGCCGACGACGTCGGCGTCGCTGCCGTGCAGCCAGTCGAGGTAGCCCTTGCGCGCGCAGGCGCGCAGTCCGTTGACATTCCATGCGTAGATTTTGAGAAGATCAGCTGAGTCAGTCATTTTTAGAGGTCACTGCGGGGAGATGAATTCGCGGATTTCACGGACTCTTGCTCGCTTGAACCGCCGCGAAGGTCAAGTGGAATTGAGCTTTAGGTGCGCGGTGTCTCCCCGTCAAAAGAGGTGAAACTCACCGCGGGCGAGTAGGGCGAAGACATCCATGGCGACCGCCACGCTCACGTGAATGGCCACCCCCAGCCAGATGCTTCGCGTGTAGAGAGAGAGCACGCCCAGCGCGATGCCGGCGAACACCGCGCCCAGCGTTTCGGGCAGGGGTTTGCCGAAGTGGATCATGCAATAGGGGATGACCGACAGCAGCACCGAAT encodes:
- a CDS encoding helix-turn-helix domain-containing protein gives rise to the protein MSRDVEKLSPGSILKNARLAMGLSLQEVAAISRITQTMLGNLEANRFDEYSADVFLRGHLRGYARELRLDPEVVIQAFERYTGAQSNSRVELPERRTAALKSISKAKNSARKQVAGFGSQITNLSRGLQLTHLVAVGLVLVVLVLVVNVVNSGRATAKDSVEFPTAGEEQWEVEQAAQETRWALEQPVEAAPVETDDLR
- a CDS encoding exodeoxyribonuclease III, producing the protein MTDSADLLKIYAWNVNGLRACARKGYLDWLHGSDADVVGLQEVRALEEQLTKKVSQPEGWQTHFFPAEFKKGYSGVGLYSRKAFDEVSTTMGEERFDREGRTQIAKLGKLTIANVYFPNGSGTNRDLSRIPYKLDFYDRLREMLQPALERGEPVLVMGDFNTAHQDIDLANPTTNRETSGFRPEERASFQQWLDAGWTDTFRHFCAEPEHYTWWTYRGNCRARNVGWRIDYVLASPGAMEFLMAAEIHPDVMGSDHCPVSVTLHRDVLG